A DNA window from Porphyromonas gingivalis ATCC 33277 contains the following coding sequences:
- a CDS encoding TetR/AcrR family transcriptional regulator has translation MDARARILRAAREEFMVNGFRDASLRTIARESGVAVSNIYNYFEHKDSLFRAVLQPLLDEFGRIMEGHNSEHNMDVYMLMPEKFREETTKEFMQFARQFRAELKLLLLQSGGSSLEHFKDQVISRQIRSGENYLQLFKEKYPHANTEVSPFFIRLGAAWWVNVFIEIITNEIHTEEEINQGLSEYIAFGTAGWRALMQI, from the coding sequence ATGGATGCTCGTGCCAGAATCTTGCGAGCTGCACGAGAGGAATTTATGGTCAATGGTTTCCGAGATGCTTCTCTCCGAACCATCGCTCGCGAATCGGGAGTAGCCGTGAGCAATATATACAACTACTTCGAGCACAAGGACAGCCTCTTCAGGGCTGTGCTTCAACCTCTCTTGGATGAATTCGGGCGGATAATGGAAGGTCACAACAGTGAGCACAATATGGACGTCTATATGCTCATGCCTGAAAAGTTCCGCGAAGAGACGACAAAGGAGTTCATGCAGTTTGCCCGGCAGTTTCGGGCTGAGCTGAAGCTCCTGCTCTTGCAGTCCGGGGGCTCGTCGTTGGAGCACTTCAAGGATCAGGTCATCAGCAGACAAATACGATCCGGCGAAAACTATCTGCAGCTCTTCAAAGAAAAATACCCACATGCCAACACCGAGGTAAGCCCCTTCTTTATCCGATTGGGGGCCGCGTGGTGGGTCAATGTTTTCATCGAGATAATAACAAATGAGATTCATACCGAGGAGGAGATAAATCAAGGTCTGTCCGAATATATCGCTTTCGGTACGGCCGGCTGGCGAGCACTGATGCAGATATGA
- a CDS encoding DUF1661 domain-containing protein, whose product MARKIFTSRTKTKKFPSHVFPNAKPPFLRTDVYGIGEVKKNSNHVETFDRFRASSHCGRIPRQPRSKYAIEKKYNIAQGLIRDHCTAFLRYDHWSFLNVSSI is encoded by the coding sequence GTGGCGCGTAAAATTTTTACTTCCCGAACCAAAACGAAAAAATTCCCGAGCCACGTTTTTCCAAACGCTAAACCGCCATTTTTACGAACTGACGTGTACGGAATCGGAGAGGTCAAAAAAAACAGTAATCATGTCGAAACATTTGACCGATTCCGAGCGTCTTCACATTGTGGAAGAATACCTCGGCAGCCCCGGAGCAAGTATGCCATCGAGAAGAAGTACAACATCGCCCAGGGGCTTATTAGAGACCATTGTACGGCATTTTTGCGATATGACCATTGGTCTTTTCTTAACGTGAGTTCGATATAA
- a CDS encoding DUF1661 domain-containing protein has protein sequence MVREVKILRATTEKFSLVNLRKLEPHSGQFRNQIREESAYNVSST, from the coding sequence TTGGTTCGGGAAGTAAAAATTTTACGCGCCACAACGGAAAAATTCTCGCTCGTGAATCTCAGAAAACTCGAACCGCATTCCGGCCAATTCCGGAACCAAATTCGTGAGGAATCTGCTTACAACGTCAGTTCGACGTAA